Proteins encoded within one genomic window of Desulfallas thermosapovorans DSM 6562:
- the rplQ gene encoding 50S ribosomal protein L17 has translation MAYAKLGRNTGHRKAMLRNLVTALFRDERITTTETRAKEVRRIAEKMVTLAKRGDLAARRQALEYIYEERVVRKLFDTYGPKYAERQGGYTRVVKLGYRRGDAAQMALLELV, from the coding sequence ACGCTAAATTGGGCCGCAACACTGGCCATAGAAAAGCTATGTTGCGTAACCTGGTGACTGCTCTGTTCCGTGATGAACGTATTACCACCACCGAGACCCGAGCCAAGGAAGTTAGAAGAATTGCTGAAAAGATGGTCACCCTGGCCAAGCGGGGGGACCTTGCCGCTCGCCGTCAAGCACTGGAGTACATTTATGAGGAAAGAGTGGTACGTAAACTTTTTGATACCTATGGCCCCAAGTACGCCGAACGCCAGGGGGGTTACACCCGAGTAGTCAAACTGGGTTACCGGCGTGGTGATGCCGCCCAGATGGCTCTTTTGGAACTGGTTTAA